The proteins below are encoded in one region of Brevundimonas fontaquae:
- a CDS encoding DUF2254 domain-containing protein: MNRWLFFWRKMQRQLWVRATAYAAAGVAAALLAAALAPWVPQEMAERLGGESVESILTILASSLLGVATFSVGAMVTAYTSVSSAASPRVAALVTSDDETQKSLATFVGAFLYAIVAVTAINAHYYGQNGRAILFLISLAMVGLVAFRLLAWINRLSSLARVGHMIDLVEDRAREALEQRRDNPFLGGRAGRLENGAEVTAPETGYVQNVDPDRLQAMAEKRDCQVEVVAAPGSFVRRGEVLARVSLPACDKEAQDAFCSAFALGDSRSYDQDPRFGLIVLGEIAAKALSPGVNDPGTAIQVVSTGVRLLDIWAGERDEHEGGVSRDRLMVPGISHADLLDDVFGPVARYGAGDVAVAIRLQKGLRTLASIPSLTAPVRIIADQALERSRVAMPIPADYARVKGAAEGV, encoded by the coding sequence ATGAACCGATGGCTGTTCTTTTGGCGCAAGATGCAGCGTCAGCTGTGGGTGCGCGCCACGGCCTATGCCGCCGCAGGCGTCGCCGCAGCCTTGCTGGCCGCCGCCCTTGCCCCCTGGGTCCCGCAGGAGATGGCCGAGCGTCTGGGCGGCGAGTCTGTGGAATCGATTCTGACGATCCTGGCGTCCAGCCTGCTGGGCGTGGCGACCTTTTCGGTCGGCGCCATGGTCACGGCCTATACGTCGGTGTCGTCGGCGGCGAGTCCGCGTGTGGCGGCCCTGGTCACCAGCGATGACGAGACCCAGAAGTCGCTGGCGACCTTCGTCGGCGCCTTTCTCTACGCCATCGTCGCCGTCACCGCGATCAACGCCCACTATTACGGCCAGAACGGCCGCGCGATCCTGTTCCTGATCAGCCTGGCCATGGTGGGTCTCGTGGCGTTTCGCCTCCTGGCCTGGATCAACCGTCTGTCCAGCCTGGCGCGGGTCGGTCACATGATCGATCTGGTGGAGGACAGGGCGCGCGAGGCGTTGGAGCAGCGACGCGACAATCCGTTTCTGGGCGGGCGAGCAGGCCGTCTTGAAAACGGCGCAGAGGTGACGGCGCCGGAAACCGGCTATGTTCAGAACGTCGATCCCGACCGCCTCCAGGCCATGGCCGAGAAACGGGACTGCCAGGTCGAGGTGGTCGCTGCGCCGGGCTCCTTCGTGCGACGCGGCGAGGTCCTCGCCAGGGTCAGCCTGCCGGCCTGCGACAAAGAGGCCCAGGACGCCTTCTGCTCCGCCTTCGCGCTCGGAGACTCGCGCTCCTATGATCAGGACCCGCGCTTCGGCCTGATCGTTCTGGGCGAGATCGCCGCCAAGGCCCTGTCCCCCGGCGTCAACGATCCCGGAACGGCCATTCAGGTGGTGTCGACCGGCGTGAGGCTTCTGGATATCTGGGCCGGCGAGCGTGACGAACACGAGGGCGGCGTCTCGCGCGATCGTTTGATGGTGCCTGGCATCTCGCACGCCGATCTGCTCGACGACGTGTTCGGCCCGGTCGCCCGCTATGGCGCTGGCGACGTCGCGGTCGCCATCAGGCTGCAAAAGGGCCTGAGAACGCTGGCCTCGATCCCCTCCCTGACCGCGCCGGTGCGGATCATCGCCGATCAGGCGCTGGAGCGGTCGCGCGTCGCCATGCCGATTCCGGCGGACTACGCCCGGGTGAAGGGTGCGGCGGAAGGCGTCTGA
- the phnC gene encoding phosphonate ABC transporter ATP-binding protein — MSSSAAAAAPGLVLARDVSKTFGSRKALDGVSISVASGEMVALIGPSGSGKSTLLRSITGLQSIDAGAGTIQVFGETVQKDGRVTGAVRKARSKLGMIFQQFNLVGRLSLFSNVMLGALGRLPGWKGLLGLWPQADKDKAMAALHRVGVSDYAAQRANTLSGGQQQRGAIARAIVQGAKAILADEPVASLDPVSARKVMELLVELNKRDGMGVIVTLHQVDYAIRYCDRVIALQGGKIVYDGPSTALDQKRLIEIYGPEFEDAFWETKA, encoded by the coding sequence ATGAGTTCATCCGCAGCCGCCGCCGCCCCTGGGCTAGTCCTGGCGCGTGACGTGTCGAAGACCTTCGGATCGCGAAAGGCGCTGGACGGCGTCTCGATTTCCGTGGCCTCCGGCGAAATGGTCGCCCTGATCGGTCCGTCCGGTTCGGGCAAGTCCACCCTGCTCCGCTCCATCACCGGCCTGCAGTCGATCGACGCCGGCGCCGGCACCATCCAGGTGTTCGGCGAGACCGTGCAGAAGGACGGCCGCGTCACCGGCGCCGTGCGCAAGGCGCGCAGCAAGCTGGGCATGATCTTCCAGCAGTTCAATCTTGTCGGGCGACTGAGCCTGTTCTCCAACGTCATGCTGGGCGCGCTGGGCCGTCTGCCCGGATGGAAGGGTCTGCTGGGCCTGTGGCCCCAGGCGGACAAGGACAAGGCCATGGCGGCCCTGCACCGGGTCGGCGTCAGCGACTACGCCGCCCAGCGCGCCAACACCCTGTCCGGCGGCCAACAGCAGCGCGGCGCCATCGCCCGCGCCATCGTGCAGGGCGCCAAGGCCATTCTGGCCGACGAACCCGTCGCCTCGCTGGACCCGGTGTCCGCCCGTAAGGTCATGGAACTGCTGGTCGAGTTGAACAAACGCGACGGCATGGGTGTGATCGTCACCCTGCACCAGGTCGACTACGCCATCCGCTACTGCGACCGCGTCATCGCCCTGCAAGGCGGCAAGATCGTCTATGACGGCCCGTCCACGGCGCTGGACCAAAAGCGCCTGATCGAAATCTACGGTCCCGAGTTCGAGGACGCGTTCTGGGAGACCAAGGCATGA
- a CDS encoding type III PLP-dependent enzyme has protein sequence MRTYQLPLDLVRERSPERPVALVRPRSVSVAARWFQDNLKADVFYAVKANPSRWVVETLIEAGVRGFDVASIAEIELVRSVSHDVRLAFMHPVKSRSAITKAYFDHGVRTFSLDCIDELNKILDATGGADDLNLIVRMAVSADGAAYTLSGKFGVSSDQAPALLMATRQAVKDGLMGVSFHVGSQCMRPTAYQAAMAQVGRSISRAGVIVDIVDVGGGFPSVYPGMVPPDMSEYADAIHRGFNEMPVSETTELWCEPGRALVAESSSILARVDLRKGDALYLNDGSYGSLFDATHSRWPFPTKLIRDGESAGELKAFQFYGPTCDSIDHMPGPFWLPADVREGDFIEIGMLGAYGVAMSTGFNGYGEHDIAAVEDAPMASLYGLAPRSIPTVRTTAEENARKVVRLSRPKGKAGQRKSRRK, from the coding sequence TTGCGCACGTATCAGCTTCCCCTGGACCTGGTCCGTGAGCGGTCCCCTGAACGTCCCGTCGCCCTCGTGCGGCCGCGTTCGGTTTCCGTAGCGGCGCGCTGGTTCCAGGATAATCTAAAGGCCGACGTCTTCTACGCTGTGAAGGCCAACCCTTCGCGCTGGGTCGTCGAAACCCTGATCGAGGCCGGCGTTCGCGGCTTCGACGTGGCGTCCATCGCCGAGATCGAGCTGGTTCGCTCGGTCAGCCATGACGTGCGCCTGGCCTTCATGCACCCGGTCAAGAGCCGCTCTGCAATCACCAAGGCCTATTTCGATCACGGCGTGCGCACCTTCTCGCTCGACTGCATCGACGAGCTGAACAAGATCCTCGACGCCACCGGCGGCGCGGACGACCTGAACCTGATCGTGCGCATGGCTGTCTCGGCCGACGGCGCCGCCTATACGCTGTCTGGCAAGTTCGGCGTGTCGTCGGATCAGGCGCCGGCCCTGCTGATGGCCACGCGCCAGGCGGTCAAGGACGGCCTGATGGGCGTTTCCTTCCACGTTGGCAGCCAGTGCATGCGCCCGACCGCCTATCAGGCCGCCATGGCCCAGGTCGGCCGGTCGATCAGCCGTGCTGGCGTGATCGTCGATATCGTCGATGTCGGCGGCGGCTTCCCGTCCGTCTATCCGGGCATGGTCCCGCCGGACATGAGCGAATACGCCGACGCCATCCATCGCGGCTTCAACGAGATGCCGGTGTCGGAAACGACCGAGCTGTGGTGCGAGCCCGGCCGGGCGCTGGTCGCCGAATCCTCGTCGATCCTGGCCCGTGTCGATCTGCGCAAGGGCGACGCCCTGTATCTGAACGACGGCTCCTACGGCTCGCTGTTCGACGCGACCCATTCGCGCTGGCCTTTCCCGACCAAGCTGATCCGGGACGGCGAAAGCGCGGGCGAGCTGAAGGCCTTCCAGTTCTACGGCCCGACCTGCGATTCCATCGACCATATGCCGGGGCCCTTCTGGCTGCCGGCCGATGTGCGCGAAGGCGACTTCATCGAGATCGGCATGCTGGGAGCTTACGGCGTGGCCATGTCGACGGGCTTCAACGGCTATGGCGAACACGACATCGCCGCGGTCGAGGACGCCCCGATGGCCTCGCTGTACGGTCTGGCCCCGCGTTCCATCCCCACCGTGCGCACCACGGCGGAAGAGAACGCCCGCAAGGTCGTGCGCCTGTCACGCCCCAAGGGTAAGGCCGGTCAGCGCAAGTCGCGCCGGAAGTAG